One Sediminibacillus dalangtanensis genomic region harbors:
- a CDS encoding acetate kinase, translating to MSKTLAINAGSSSLKFQLIEMPEETVIAKGLVERIGIKNSVFTIEAAGEKDETTTDIPNHEQAVKMLLDKLTASGVIQSLDEIEGVGHRVVHGGERFSDSVKITDEVIREIEEVSDLAPLHNPANLTGIRAFREILPDVPAVAVFDTAFHQTMPEQSYLYSLPYEYYEKYGIRKYGFHGTSHKYVSQRAAELLGLPLEQLRLISCHLGNGASIAAIENGKSIDTSMGFTPLAGVTMGTRSGNIDPALIPYIMDKTGKTANEVMTVLNKESGMLALSGFSSDLRDITERANDKDERAELALEVFAERIHKYLGSYAARMHGVDAIIFTAGVGENSTEIRERVLKGLEFMGVYWDPSLNNIRGKEAFINYPHSPVKVIVIPTNEEVMIARDTVRLA from the coding sequence GTGAGCAAAACATTAGCGATAAATGCAGGCAGTTCCTCTCTGAAGTTCCAATTGATCGAGATGCCAGAAGAAACAGTGATTGCGAAAGGCTTGGTCGAACGGATCGGCATCAAAAACTCTGTTTTCACGATAGAGGCAGCAGGAGAGAAGGACGAGACAACCACGGACATTCCCAATCATGAACAGGCAGTCAAGATGCTGTTGGACAAGCTGACTGCATCCGGGGTTATCCAATCACTGGATGAAATCGAGGGTGTCGGTCACCGGGTGGTACATGGTGGCGAGCGTTTCAGTGATTCCGTGAAAATTACCGATGAGGTAATTAGAGAAATTGAAGAGGTTTCGGATCTTGCACCATTGCACAACCCGGCAAACCTTACGGGTATCCGTGCCTTCCGCGAGATTCTTCCGGATGTTCCCGCCGTTGCTGTATTCGATACAGCTTTTCACCAGACGATGCCGGAGCAATCTTATTTATACAGTCTTCCATATGAATATTACGAAAAGTACGGCATTCGGAAATACGGTTTCCATGGTACTTCTCACAAATATGTATCGCAGCGTGCTGCTGAGCTGCTTGGATTACCGCTTGAGCAGTTGCGGCTGATTTCCTGCCACCTGGGTAATGGGGCAAGTATCGCTGCCATTGAAAACGGGAAATCAATAGATACTTCGATGGGCTTCACCCCTTTAGCAGGTGTGACAATGGGAACGAGATCTGGAAACATTGATCCTGCTTTGATCCCTTATATAATGGATAAAACTGGTAAGACAGCCAACGAAGTTATGACGGTTTTAAATAAAGAAAGCGGAATGCTTGCGTTATCCGGCTTTTCTAGTGACTTACGGGACATTACGGAGCGGGCTAACGATAAAGATGAGCGTGCCGAGCTCGCTCTTGAAGTATTCGCAGAAAGAATTCATAAATACCTTGGTTCTTATGCTGCAAGAATGCATGGCGTGGATGCGATTATCTTCACTGCTGGTGTAGGAGAGAATAGTACGGAGATTCGTGAACGTGTCTTAAAAGGGCTCGAGTTCATGGGTGTTTACTGGGATCCTTCTCTAAATAATATTCGCGGAAAAGAAGCGTTCATCAACTACCCGCATTCGCCAGTTAAAGTAATCGTCATCCCTACCAATGAAGAAGTCATGATTGCACGGGATACGGTAAGACTTGCTTAA
- a CDS encoding class I SAM-dependent methyltransferase: MEHNNVETIYTFLDETAEQIGRQTEQPYLDSLALVLEYFFTGETTEELNEFALQHLRKKANELDISSFDREEIRKSIQLASLKGMQGATQQQHLITPDTVAMFAGYLANKLMKGREQIRLFDPACGTGNLLTAVHNQLPQQTVPLGSEVDATLIRIALMSANFQQIDMELFHQDSLRPFLMEPADLIVSDLPVGYYPDDIIANDYELKAEEGHSYAHHLLIEQSIKYTKEGGYLVLIIPNFLFDSDQASKLNAFLQKNAHIFGIVQLPETIFKSEQNAKSIFLLQKKGLDTKAPKEALMAKLPSFKNVQAMNDILVKINQWFKQAGIS; encoded by the coding sequence ATGGAACACAATAATGTGGAAACAATATATACCTTTCTAGATGAAACTGCTGAACAAATTGGGCGCCAGACGGAACAGCCGTACTTGGACAGTCTGGCCCTGGTGCTGGAATACTTTTTTACCGGTGAAACGACAGAGGAACTCAATGAATTTGCGCTGCAACACTTACGAAAAAAAGCCAACGAGTTGGATATCAGTTCTTTTGACCGGGAGGAGATTAGAAAGTCGATTCAATTGGCTTCCTTGAAAGGGATGCAGGGCGCAACACAGCAGCAACATTTAATCACTCCTGACACCGTCGCGATGTTCGCAGGATATTTGGCAAATAAATTAATGAAAGGCAGAGAACAAATACGTTTATTTGACCCTGCTTGTGGAACAGGAAACTTGTTGACCGCCGTCCATAATCAACTGCCGCAGCAAACGGTTCCACTCGGAAGTGAAGTCGATGCCACCTTAATCAGAATTGCTTTGATGAGTGCCAATTTCCAACAAATTGACATGGAATTGTTTCATCAGGACAGTCTACGGCCGTTTTTAATGGAACCTGCAGATTTGATTGTTTCCGATTTACCAGTAGGCTACTATCCGGATGATATCATTGCCAACGATTACGAACTTAAGGCGGAAGAAGGGCATTCTTATGCTCATCACTTATTGATTGAGCAAAGCATCAAGTACACAAAAGAAGGCGGTTATCTGGTTTTAATCATCCCGAACTTTTTGTTTGACAGCGATCAGGCATCGAAACTGAACGCTTTCCTGCAAAAAAATGCTCATATATTTGGTATTGTCCAATTGCCTGAAACCATATTCAAGTCAGAACAAAATGCGAAAAGCATCTTTTTGCTTCAAAAAAAGGGGCTGGATACCAAGGCTCCAAAAGAAGCATTAATGGCCAAGCTGCCTTCATTTAAAAATGTCCAGGCCATGAACGACATCCTGGTAAAAATAAATCAATGGTTCAAACAAGCAGGCATTTCTTGA
- a CDS encoding alpha/beta-type small acid-soluble spore protein yields MANNNNSNQLLVPGVEQALNQMKTEIAQEFGVQLGADTTSRANGSVGGEITKRLVSTAQQQFRG; encoded by the coding sequence ATGGCTAACAACAATAACAGCAACCAGCTTCTTGTACCTGGAGTGGAACAAGCTTTAAACCAAATGAAAACTGAAATTGCTCAAGAATTCGGTGTCCAACTTGGCGCTGATACAACTTCTCGTGCTAACGGTTCCGTTGGTGGAGAAATCACCAAACGCTTGGTATCGACGGCACAACAACAATTCCGCGGTTAA
- a CDS encoding DUF2953 domain-containing protein: protein MGWLLSGGIILFLLLLIFILLLWLRVYLTLDYQYENGSDYFHIQVEILGVRVFHKEFFPFSEGENRYQSAGISEKEEGKSLKQKWQEWMRHLEAYRSILPLIFEFISQISVHQLSWKTKIGLTDARATGIAAGAGWGIKYSLVAWLHSHAKRMPREEIDILPLFQHEYLYTKAECIFSFRLGKAIRIIRHIMKQFSSKTWKTANEPVNT, encoded by the coding sequence ATGGGGTGGCTTCTGTCCGGAGGTATCATTCTGTTTCTTCTCTTATTAATCTTTATCCTCTTGTTATGGCTGCGAGTTTACTTGACGTTGGATTATCAATACGAAAACGGCTCTGACTATTTCCATATCCAGGTGGAGATATTGGGTGTCCGTGTGTTTCATAAAGAATTTTTCCCGTTTTCGGAAGGGGAAAACCGGTATCAATCAGCAGGGATATCGGAAAAGGAAGAAGGCAAATCATTGAAGCAAAAATGGCAGGAGTGGATGCGTCATTTGGAGGCATACCGGTCCATCCTGCCTCTGATTTTCGAATTTATTTCGCAAATTTCAGTCCATCAGTTGTCCTGGAAAACGAAGATAGGCTTGACGGATGCAAGAGCAACAGGAATAGCAGCTGGTGCTGGGTGGGGAATTAAGTATAGTTTGGTTGCTTGGCTGCATTCTCACGCCAAACGAATGCCGAGGGAGGAGATCGATATCCTGCCTTTGTTTCAACATGAATATCTTTATACCAAAGCGGAATGTATCTTTTCCTTCCGTTTAGGTAAAGCTATACGCATCATTCGACATATTATGAAACAGTTCTCAAGTAAAACATGGAAGACTGCGAACGAACCAGTAAATACTTAA
- the tpx gene encoding thiol peroxidase: MANVTFKGTLMTLVGNEVKVGDTAPDFKVLDNDLNEVRLSDYSGQVRLISVVPSVDTGVCAEQTQRFNDAAEKLSNVKVLTVSMDLPFAQKRWIQANDIQHIDIFSDHKDADFAQQYGVLMEELRLLARSVFVVDSEGKVTYTEYVSEGTNHPDYEKALAAVKETK; the protein is encoded by the coding sequence ATGGCGAATGTAACCTTTAAAGGCACCTTAATGACGCTTGTTGGGAACGAAGTGAAAGTTGGCGACACAGCACCCGATTTTAAGGTGCTTGATAACGATTTGAATGAAGTCCGTTTATCTGATTACAGTGGCCAAGTACGTCTAATCAGTGTCGTTCCCTCTGTCGATACAGGAGTATGTGCAGAGCAGACACAACGCTTTAATGATGCCGCAGAAAAGCTGAGCAATGTTAAAGTACTGACTGTTAGCATGGATTTACCCTTTGCGCAAAAACGTTGGATACAAGCGAATGATATTCAGCACATCGACATCTTTTCCGATCATAAAGATGCAGACTTTGCCCAACAATATGGGGTATTGATGGAGGAACTGCGCCTATTGGCACGTTCTGTTTTTGTCGTCGATTCAGAAGGCAAGGTGACGTACACAGAATACGTAAGCGAAGGCACCAACCATCCTGATTATGAAAAAGCCCTTGCCGCGGTAAAAGAGACGAAATAA
- the ezrA gene encoding septation ring formation regulator EzrA: MAYIIGGILILIALIIFGLIWRKRIYDEVDRLEGWKMDIMNRNVSAELSRVKTLNLSGETQENFEKWKDRWDSILTRELPDMEEYLFDAEEAADKYRFSASKQNLLRVEDALKAIESDIEQMYVELEQLLESEENSRKAIEELNPRVKELRKSLLHNRHHFGNSEARFESELDEINQTIEKYYQLTEEGNYFEAQKLVDGLREHLSELETKMKEFPGIYKKCRQTLPNQLDELQNGIVGMKKDGYHISHLGFEKEIHQYKTKLQDFIEQLDKGVLEEIVPFLEHVDERMKEMYQLLEKEAIAKNYVEQQLPSFRRDLEKEIQSFEDTTQEVERLQESYYLEDTDLENHLNLDKLIKQLKEDIDSIDRGLDEHTATNIELREKVETASNELEKLKARHEAFRSQIQTLRKDELEAKELILEMRKVLQDTHRTLMKSNIPGVPGFIWELFEEAANRVEDVAGKLEKQPLDIGEIQHSLAEAEKAVSSMTEQTEMLLEQARLVELVIQYGNRYRSKYPLLAARLSEAENRFRSFEYETALEEAVQALEEVEPGALKRLEAYSKVPS; encoded by the coding sequence ATGGCGTACATAATTGGCGGTATCCTTATTTTAATCGCTTTGATCATTTTTGGACTTATTTGGCGTAAAAGAATTTATGATGAAGTCGACCGTCTGGAAGGATGGAAGATGGATATTATGAACAGAAATGTAAGTGCTGAGTTATCGCGGGTGAAAACATTGAATCTATCCGGAGAAACCCAGGAAAATTTTGAAAAATGGAAGGATCGCTGGGATTCAATCCTGACGAGGGAACTTCCAGATATGGAAGAGTACTTGTTTGACGCTGAAGAAGCCGCTGACAAGTACCGGTTTTCTGCTTCCAAGCAAAATTTGCTTCGTGTAGAGGATGCACTGAAAGCAATTGAATCAGATATTGAGCAAATGTATGTTGAACTGGAACAATTGCTTGAGTCGGAAGAGAACAGTCGAAAAGCAATCGAAGAGTTGAATCCGAGAGTGAAAGAACTGCGGAAGTCACTGCTCCATAACCGCCATCATTTTGGTAATTCTGAAGCTCGTTTTGAAAGTGAATTGGACGAAATCAATCAAACCATCGAAAAATATTACCAGCTTACAGAAGAAGGCAACTATTTTGAAGCTCAGAAACTTGTTGATGGATTGCGCGAACACTTGTCGGAGTTAGAAACAAAAATGAAGGAATTCCCGGGAATTTACAAAAAATGCCGGCAAACGCTTCCCAATCAGTTAGATGAACTGCAAAATGGTATCGTTGGTATGAAAAAGGATGGATACCATATATCCCATTTAGGATTTGAAAAAGAGATCCACCAGTATAAGACCAAGCTGCAGGATTTTATAGAACAGCTTGATAAAGGTGTATTGGAGGAAATCGTGCCTTTCCTCGAACATGTCGACGAACGAATGAAGGAAATGTACCAGTTGCTTGAGAAAGAAGCAATTGCAAAAAACTATGTAGAACAGCAGCTGCCTTCGTTCCGTCGGGATTTGGAAAAGGAAATTCAGTCTTTTGAGGATACGACGCAGGAAGTCGAAAGACTGCAGGAGTCTTACTATTTAGAGGACACTGATTTGGAGAACCACTTGAACTTGGATAAACTGATCAAACAATTGAAAGAAGATATTGATAGCATTGACCGTGGCCTTGATGAACATACGGCTACCAACATCGAACTCCGTGAAAAGGTAGAGACTGCGTCCAATGAGTTGGAAAAGCTTAAAGCACGGCATGAAGCATTCAGAAGTCAGATTCAGACCTTGAGAAAAGATGAATTGGAAGCTAAAGAACTGATCCTTGAAATGCGCAAGGTACTTCAAGATACACATCGGACATTGATGAAAAGTAATATACCAGGTGTCCCGGGATTCATTTGGGAGCTTTTCGAGGAAGCTGCAAATCGGGTAGAGGATGTGGCCGGGAAATTGGAAAAACAGCCCCTTGATATTGGGGAAATCCAGCACTCGCTAGCAGAAGCTGAAAAGGCGGTGTCCTCTATGACAGAGCAGACGGAAATGCTGTTGGAACAGGCGCGCCTGGTCGAACTGGTCATCCAGTACGGCAATCGATACCGGAGTAAGTATCCTTTATTGGCAGCAAGACTTTCCGAAGCAGAAAACAGATTCCGCAGTTTTGAATACGAGACTGCTTTAGAAGAAGCTGTTCAGGCCCTGGAAGAGGTTGAACCCGGTGCATTAAAGAGACTCGAAGCCTATAGTAAGGTACCGAGCTGA
- a CDS encoding NAD kinase, with product MDNRRNLYFYYPKEEELEKNLQPLFKLAKENGFNIVDKSEDANIIISVGGDGAFLQAVRKTGFRQDCLYTGIARSNEAGLYCDFNLDNYDEMVNSILHEELEVRRFPVIDVQVNNQAHFLCLNEASIRSTLIKTIVMDVFIDDQHFETFRGDGLIVATPTGSTGYNKSTNGAVVDPKTPCFQVTELASLNNNRYRTLGSSFVLDKSRKLTLKVVQDGNDYPIIGFDNEAYSVRNIQDLTVTLSDKKVKTVKLKNNSYWDRVKRTFL from the coding sequence ATGGACAATCGTCGTAACCTTTATTTTTACTACCCTAAAGAAGAGGAACTTGAAAAAAATCTCCAACCATTATTCAAGCTTGCGAAAGAGAATGGGTTCAACATTGTAGACAAGTCGGAAGATGCCAATATTATCATCAGTGTAGGAGGAGACGGCGCCTTTTTACAGGCCGTTAGAAAAACGGGTTTTCGGCAGGATTGTTTGTACACGGGAATCGCCCGATCCAATGAAGCAGGGCTGTATTGCGACTTTAACCTCGATAATTATGATGAGATGGTCAATTCTATCCTTCATGAGGAACTGGAAGTGCGCCGCTTTCCGGTAATCGATGTGCAGGTAAATAACCAGGCACACTTTTTATGCCTAAATGAAGCAAGTATCCGATCTACGTTGATTAAAACAATCGTAATGGATGTGTTTATTGATGACCAGCATTTTGAAACATTTCGCGGAGATGGATTGATCGTGGCCACACCTACCGGCAGTACAGGATACAATAAATCTACCAACGGAGCCGTCGTCGATCCGAAAACGCCATGTTTTCAGGTTACCGAACTGGCATCTTTGAACAACAACCGGTACAGGACACTTGGATCTTCCTTTGTTCTGGACAAGTCGAGGAAACTGACATTGAAAGTTGTACAGGATGGAAATGATTATCCTATCATCGGATTTGATAATGAGGCATATTCTGTTCGGAACATTCAAGATTTAACCGTCACACTTAGTGATAAAAAAGTCAAAACAGTAAAATTAAAAAACAATTCGTATTGGGATAGAGTGAAAAGAACCTTTTTATAA
- a CDS encoding amidohydrolase: MGTIWQGGTIYTMISEMDTVEAVFTEEGKVVDTGSVSDLKRTYRGRVDKVQDLQGNTMFPGFTDSHLHIIGHGEKLIHLDLSAMKSVEEVKAALRSRVSQLEPGEWLIGEGWNENHWKDPVILQREELDEISPENPMMLTRICRHALLANSLAMEQAGINDKTENPQGGVIVRNTSGKATGYFLDTAQEYIKNVIPEMSEEHLTAIVQTAVDDLHRNGLVGGHTEDLNYYGGFLKTYHAFTNGIDGVKRKFRAHLLVHHEVIDDMASSGLDYHKGTEFIEMGAMKIFSDGALGGRTAWLSEPYDDDPENAGINIHSMEDLEALVQKARGYGMPVAVHAIGDKAVEAVAETLRKYPLGNGRRDRIIHAQIVNDRLLDLLTELDVVLDIQPTFVASDFPWIIDRIGKQRLTHAYAWKTFLERDIPCAAGSDAPIESINPLLGIEAAVLRKSSVDGVSYQHEQRLSMYEAISLYTNGSAYASCHEFDQGKIAPGYNADFTILDQDPFTIDPEQITTLQVQQTVVDETVVYQKYHWKAET; encoded by the coding sequence ATGGGAACTATCTGGCAAGGCGGAACCATTTATACAATGATATCTGAGATGGATACGGTGGAAGCTGTTTTTACGGAAGAAGGGAAAGTGGTGGATACTGGATCTGTTTCGGATTTAAAAAGAACTTATCGGGGGAGGGTTGACAAGGTTCAGGATTTACAAGGCAATACCATGTTCCCTGGCTTTACTGACAGCCACTTACATATTATCGGACATGGCGAAAAGTTAATTCACTTGGATTTATCTGCAATGAAATCTGTGGAGGAGGTAAAAGCTGCCCTTCGAAGTCGTGTGTCCCAGCTCGAGCCTGGAGAATGGTTGATCGGGGAGGGCTGGAATGAAAATCACTGGAAAGATCCAGTCATTCTTCAACGAGAGGAGCTAGATGAAATCAGTCCAGAAAATCCGATGATGCTGACCCGTATTTGCCGGCATGCGCTGCTGGCCAACTCGTTGGCTATGGAACAAGCGGGCATCAACGACAAGACGGAAAACCCACAAGGCGGTGTCATTGTAAGAAATACTTCCGGAAAAGCAACCGGTTATTTTCTTGATACGGCGCAAGAATATATCAAGAATGTCATTCCGGAAATGTCGGAGGAGCATCTAACTGCGATTGTTCAGACAGCAGTCGATGATTTACACCGTAATGGTTTGGTTGGTGGACATACAGAGGATTTAAATTATTATGGCGGTTTTCTGAAAACATACCATGCATTTACGAATGGGATTGATGGAGTCAAACGTAAGTTTCGTGCTCACTTGCTTGTTCATCATGAGGTAATCGATGATATGGCTTCATCAGGACTTGATTACCATAAAGGTACTGAATTCATTGAAATGGGTGCGATGAAGATTTTTTCGGATGGTGCACTTGGCGGTAGAACAGCCTGGCTTTCAGAACCATATGACGATGATCCGGAAAATGCAGGAATCAATATTCATAGCATGGAGGACCTTGAAGCACTGGTTCAAAAAGCGAGAGGCTATGGGATGCCGGTTGCTGTTCATGCAATTGGGGACAAGGCTGTCGAAGCAGTTGCTGAAACACTGAGAAAATATCCGCTAGGGAATGGCCGGCGAGACCGGATTATTCATGCGCAAATTGTAAATGATCGTTTGCTGGACTTATTGACAGAGCTTGATGTGGTGCTTGATATTCAACCGACGTTTGTGGCTTCGGACTTTCCGTGGATTATTGATCGGATAGGAAAACAGCGGTTGACGCATGCATATGCCTGGAAAACTTTCCTAGAGCGTGATATTCCTTGTGCAGCGGGTTCAGATGCACCGATAGAGAGTATCAATCCACTGCTTGGTATTGAAGCTGCTGTTCTAAGAAAATCGAGTGTCGATGGGGTAAGCTATCAACATGAACAGCGGTTGTCTATGTACGAGGCGATCTCATTATATACAAATGGCAGTGCCTATGCTTCTTGCCATGAGTTCGATCAGGGAAAAATAGCACCTGGCTACAATGCTGACTTTACCATTCTAGATCAGGATCCTTTTACAATCGATCCAGAACAGATTACGACACTGCAAGTACAACAAACCGTAGTCGATGAGACAGTCGTTTATCAAAAATATCATTGGAAAGCAGAAACGTAA
- a CDS encoding cysteine desulfurase family protein, with protein MIYLDNSATTKPYQEVIDSFTQVSEKYYGNPSSIHRTGAEAEKLLLRARQQAAELLHVKEEEIVFTSGGTEGNNTAIKGIALAHQNRGRHIITSQVEHPSVLEACRGLEELGFSITYLPVNNQGLIDPAAVEAAITEETILISIMHVNNELGTIQPIEEIGKIAKQYPKLHFHVDHVQGFGKVPLSLPNSGIDLCTISGHKIHGLKGTGLLFSKKGTHLFPLMHGGGQEQSIRSGTENLAGTVSLVKAVRLILEEQKKQKKHLLEMKERLWTCLDKMKQVSINSPAGHAPHIINLSVPGYKPEVLIHALSEKGYYISTKSACSSKNQDVSSVLAACGKPEAISSSALRISLSYHTQQQEIEGFCKALDETLHQFSEVMG; from the coding sequence ATGATTTATTTGGATAATAGTGCTACAACAAAACCTTATCAAGAAGTAATCGATAGTTTTACCCAAGTATCGGAAAAGTATTATGGAAATCCCTCATCAATTCATCGCACTGGTGCAGAAGCAGAAAAGCTTTTGTTGAGGGCCAGGCAGCAGGCAGCGGAATTGCTTCATGTGAAAGAGGAAGAAATTGTATTCACATCTGGCGGTACGGAAGGGAACAATACAGCTATAAAGGGAATTGCACTTGCCCATCAAAATAGAGGAAGGCACATTATTACTTCCCAGGTCGAGCACCCTTCCGTGCTCGAAGCCTGTAGAGGGTTGGAAGAATTGGGTTTTTCTATAACCTATCTTCCAGTAAACAATCAAGGTCTTATCGATCCCGCCGCTGTGGAGGCAGCGATTACCGAAGAAACAATCTTAATCAGCATTATGCATGTCAATAATGAACTGGGGACCATACAACCAATTGAAGAAATCGGAAAAATAGCCAAGCAATATCCAAAATTGCATTTTCATGTGGATCATGTGCAAGGCTTTGGCAAAGTACCGTTATCGTTGCCGAACAGCGGCATTGATTTATGTACCATTTCAGGTCATAAAATACATGGACTGAAAGGAACTGGGCTGCTCTTTTCAAAAAAAGGAACGCATCTGTTTCCATTAATGCATGGCGGTGGACAGGAGCAATCTATCCGTTCAGGAACAGAAAATCTCGCCGGGACTGTCTCCCTGGTGAAGGCTGTGCGTCTCATATTAGAGGAACAAAAAAAGCAAAAAAAACACCTTTTGGAAATGAAAGAGAGGCTGTGGACTTGCTTGGACAAGATGAAACAGGTTTCAATCAATTCACCGGCTGGACACGCACCTCATATCATCAATCTATCTGTTCCGGGTTATAAACCAGAGGTGCTGATTCATGCCTTAAGCGAAAAGGGATATTATATCTCGACTAAATCAGCTTGTTCTTCAAAAAATCAAGATGTCAGCTCTGTACTGGCTGCCTGCGGAAAGCCGGAAGCAATTAGCAGCTCTGCATTGCGTATCAGTCTTTCTTATCATACTCAGCAGCAGGAAATAGAGGGCTTTTGCAAAGCGCTTGATGAAACTCTGCATCAATTTAGCGAAGTAATGGGGTAG
- the ytfJ gene encoding GerW family sporulation protein has product MSEHPIEGLMTTAMENLKDMVDVNTIIGDPVESPDGSMIITVSRVGFGFAAGGSEFKGQSGGGDSSDSEGGSGMPFGGGSGGGVSITPIAFLIVNEKGVQMIHLDQSTHLYEKLLDFAPQAMDKIQEMLKGTLGKLEKGGGKEEKEKGEKAGKDKKDKKGKEKKNKEESDDEDSEEYEDE; this is encoded by the coding sequence ATGAGTGAACATCCAATTGAAGGTTTAATGACTACTGCTATGGAAAATCTGAAAGATATGGTCGATGTCAATACGATTATTGGAGATCCGGTAGAATCCCCCGATGGCAGTATGATCATTACCGTTTCCCGCGTTGGATTTGGCTTTGCTGCAGGTGGATCAGAGTTTAAAGGTCAGTCGGGTGGAGGAGACAGCTCCGATTCTGAGGGTGGTAGTGGGATGCCATTTGGCGGAGGAAGTGGTGGAGGAGTATCCATCACACCGATAGCTTTTTTGATTGTCAATGAAAAGGGTGTACAAATGATCCACCTCGATCAAAGTACCCATCTTTATGAGAAGTTATTGGATTTCGCACCACAAGCAATGGATAAAATCCAGGAAATGCTGAAAGGTACCTTGGGAAAATTGGAAAAGGGCGGCGGGAAAGAAGAGAAAGAAAAGGGCGAGAAAGCGGGAAAAGATAAGAAGGATAAAAAAGGAAAAGAGAAGAAAAACAAAGAGGAAAGCGATGACGAGGACTCGGAGGAATATGAAGACGAGTAA
- the thiI gene encoding tRNA uracil 4-sulfurtransferase ThiI — protein sequence MHYEYILIRYGEIALKGKNRKIFTQKLQENVQSKVKDIPSIKVKRQRDRMYILLNGQDPEPIIERCRTIFGIHSLSKAIKVDNEEEQIKKAALFALQEAQGVKTFKVTTKRTDKEFPVRSQQFNQVLGGYLLKNTEGYTVDVHQPDMELRVEIRQDGTYITSQKILAAGGLPVGSSGKTLLLLSGGIDSPVAGYLTMKRGVQVEAVHFHSPPFTSERAKQKVFDLARQLTKYGHSIRIHVVPFTKLQQKVHQVIPHGYSMTVMRRMMMRISEQIASKEGILSLTTGESLGQVASQTMESMHAINEVTNYPVLRPLITMDKEDIIDVSQKIDTYDISIRPYEDCCTVFVPDAPKTMPRKEKVNQFEQAEDFSDLLAETLENVEIVTIDSQAKEEEFDALL from the coding sequence ATGCATTATGAATATATTTTAATTCGATATGGCGAAATTGCATTAAAGGGAAAAAACCGGAAAATTTTCACACAGAAATTACAAGAAAACGTTCAAAGCAAAGTAAAGGATATACCATCTATCAAAGTAAAACGGCAACGGGATCGTATGTACATTTTACTTAATGGACAGGATCCGGAGCCGATCATCGAACGTTGTAGAACAATATTTGGAATCCACAGCTTAAGCAAGGCCATAAAGGTAGACAATGAAGAAGAACAGATTAAAAAGGCTGCTTTGTTTGCCCTTCAAGAAGCGCAGGGTGTTAAAACCTTCAAAGTAACGACAAAGCGGACGGATAAAGAATTTCCTGTGAGGTCACAGCAATTCAACCAAGTGTTGGGTGGTTATTTGTTGAAAAATACAGAAGGATATACAGTGGATGTCCATCAGCCCGATATGGAATTAAGAGTCGAAATCCGGCAAGACGGCACGTATATCACTTCACAAAAGATACTGGCAGCGGGCGGCTTGCCGGTTGGTTCATCCGGTAAAACGCTGCTCCTGTTATCAGGAGGAATCGATAGTCCGGTTGCAGGTTATTTAACAATGAAGCGAGGAGTCCAAGTGGAGGCTGTCCACTTTCATTCTCCACCTTTTACAAGTGAACGTGCGAAACAAAAAGTGTTTGATTTAGCCCGGCAATTGACGAAATACGGTCATTCTATACGCATACATGTCGTGCCGTTTACAAAGCTGCAGCAAAAGGTGCATCAAGTGATACCGCACGGCTATTCCATGACGGTCATGCGCCGGATGATGATGCGTATAAGTGAACAAATCGCTTCTAAGGAGGGGATTTTATCGTTGACGACCGGGGAGAGTCTTGGGCAGGTTGCCAGTCAAACGATGGAAAGCATGCATGCTATCAATGAAGTGACCAATTATCCCGTATTACGTCCACTAATTACCATGGACAAAGAGGACATAATCGATGTTTCTCAAAAAATCGATACCTACGATATATCGATTCGCCCTTACGAAGATTGCTGTACCGTTTTTGTACCGGATGCACCGAAGACAATGCCCCGAAAAGAAAAAGTGAACCAATTTGAACAGGCGGAAGATTTTAGCGACTTGTTAGCTGAAACTTTGGAAAACGTGGAAATAGTAACCATCGATTCCCAGGCAAAAGAAGAAGAATTCGATGCTCTGTTATAA